One region of Haloprofundus salilacus genomic DNA includes:
- a CDS encoding cob(I)yrinic acid a,c-diamide adenosyltransferase has translation MTEDNSQTEELRKNTPGRGVTPEAHTIEPSTPEEFGLVQVWWGDGKGKTTAAMGMGFRAAGHGFRVHMLQFMKGGADSVDAVRGEYNAVTAMPGYSYENTGHYGWHGLRDGSDDDDHRAKARGGLERATELLAAADEVDLDSPLPLDGPPEDGVHMVILDEVLYAVDQGLLDEADVLELVDAKPDNLELVLTGSHTKPEYVYDVADLVTRVGKEKHPIDAGQRARRGTEY, from the coding sequence ATGACCGAAGATAACTCACAGACCGAGGAACTACGCAAGAACACCCCCGGCCGCGGCGTCACTCCCGAGGCCCACACCATCGAACCGAGTACCCCCGAGGAGTTCGGCCTCGTGCAGGTGTGGTGGGGCGACGGGAAGGGGAAAACTACCGCCGCGATGGGGATGGGCTTCCGCGCCGCGGGTCACGGCTTCCGCGTCCACATGCTTCAGTTCATGAAGGGCGGCGCGGACAGCGTTGACGCCGTCCGCGGCGAGTACAACGCCGTCACGGCGATGCCCGGGTACAGCTACGAGAACACCGGCCACTACGGCTGGCATGGTCTCAGAGACGGCAGCGACGACGACGACCATCGCGCGAAGGCGCGGGGCGGGCTCGAACGCGCGACGGAGCTCCTCGCCGCTGCGGACGAGGTGGACCTCGACTCTCCGCTCCCGCTCGACGGTCCGCCCGAGGACGGCGTTCACATGGTCATCCTCGACGAGGTGCTGTACGCCGTCGACCAGGGGTTGCTCGACGAGGCGGACGTGCTCGAACTCGTCGACGCGAAACCCGACAACCTCGAACTCGTGTTAACGGGGAGCCACACGAAACCCGAGTACGTCTACGATGTCGCGGATCTCGTGACGCGCGTCGGAAAAGAGAAACACCCCATCGACGCCGGGCAGCGAGCCCGTCGGGGCACGGAATACTGA
- a CDS encoding amylo-alpha-1,6-glucosidase: MDDGRDENLTDGRAATAERRAEALDVLESNRAEGYTVPSATLYPFQWNWDSAFIALGLAGVEPEAAKAELETLCAATWENGLLPHIVFHTDAEGYFPGPKEWGVDVEEVATSGITQPPMVVPAARRVYETTGDDEFLERVYPALERHLEWWIRERSFDRKVVYVRHPWETGMDDSPAWTDPLEAFDPGAVEYEREDRKSDDLADQRPTDWDYDRYVALVRAARAADWDEFDLRESCPFLVEDALTNAIFVRACDDFAVLSAARGDDAAAAMWREQAEQSREAIRDRLWDDELGTFVSYDRVGDRKLRANSVAGLASLFGEIPTNERFERHRRTLRKEFLAFEFAAPSYVGDAFDPDRYWRGPVWINTNWLVADGLRRYGATDLADRIDRDSRRLVEREGFREYFNPETGEGRGSDRFSWSAALYLELTDRQDDFRDDER; the protein is encoded by the coding sequence TCGGCGACGCTCTATCCGTTCCAGTGGAACTGGGACTCGGCGTTCATCGCGCTCGGCCTTGCCGGCGTCGAGCCTGAAGCAGCGAAAGCGGAACTGGAGACGCTCTGCGCGGCGACGTGGGAGAACGGCCTTCTTCCGCACATTGTCTTCCACACCGACGCCGAGGGCTACTTCCCCGGCCCCAAGGAGTGGGGCGTCGACGTCGAAGAGGTCGCCACCAGCGGCATCACCCAACCGCCGATGGTCGTTCCCGCGGCGCGGCGCGTCTACGAGACGACCGGCGACGACGAGTTTCTCGAACGCGTCTACCCCGCTCTCGAACGCCACTTAGAGTGGTGGATCCGCGAGCGGTCGTTCGACCGAAAGGTGGTCTACGTCCGCCACCCGTGGGAGACGGGGATGGACGACTCGCCCGCGTGGACCGACCCGCTCGAGGCGTTCGACCCCGGCGCGGTCGAGTACGAGCGCGAGGACCGCAAATCCGACGACCTGGCGGACCAGCGGCCGACCGACTGGGACTACGACCGCTACGTCGCGCTCGTCCGCGCGGCCCGCGCCGCCGACTGGGACGAGTTCGACCTCCGGGAGTCCTGTCCGTTCCTCGTCGAGGACGCGCTGACGAACGCCATCTTCGTCCGCGCCTGCGACGACTTCGCGGTGCTGTCCGCCGCCCGGGGCGACGACGCGGCGGCAGCGATGTGGCGCGAGCAGGCCGAACAGTCCCGAGAAGCGATTCGCGACCGACTCTGGGACGACGAACTGGGGACGTTCGTCTCCTACGACCGCGTCGGCGACCGCAAACTCCGAGCGAACTCGGTGGCGGGACTCGCGAGCCTGTTCGGCGAAATTCCGACGAACGAGCGGTTCGAACGGCACCGCCGGACGCTCCGCAAGGAGTTTCTCGCCTTCGAGTTCGCCGCCCCCTCCTACGTCGGCGACGCGTTCGACCCCGACCGCTACTGGCGCGGGCCGGTGTGGATAAACACGAACTGGCTCGTCGCCGACGGTCTGCGCCGCTACGGCGCGACCGACCTCGCCGACCGAATCGACCGAGACAGCCGCCGCCTCGTCGAGCGCGAGGGCTTTCGCGAGTACTTCAACCCGGAGACGGGCGAGGGTCGCGGGAGCGACCGTTTCTCGTGGAGCGCGGCGCTGTACCTCGAACTGACCGACCGTCAAGACGACTTCCGAGACGACGAACGATGA